A region from the Linepithema humile isolate Giens D197 chromosome 1, Lhum_UNIL_v1.0, whole genome shotgun sequence genome encodes:
- the LOC105669505 gene encoding nucleolar GTP-binding protein 1, with protein MSFNYNFKKIAVIPTAKDFIDIILSKTQRKTPTVIHKQYKIARIRAFYMRKIKFTQQNFHDRLSHIIQDFPKLDDVHPFYADLINVLYDRDHFKLALGQLNTARHLIDTVAKDYVRLLKYGDSLYRCKQLKKAALGRMATIIKRQGANLTYLEQVRQHLARLPSIDPYTRTIILCGFPNVGKSSFMNKITRADVDVQPYAFTTKSLYVGHTDYKYLRFQVIDTPGLLDQPLEQRNVIEMQAITALAHLQAAVLYFFDLSEQCNFTLMEQMKLLESIKPLFVNKPLLLVMNKADILRMEELPPHKRDMLKNNNLPKYEMSTLTDFGVMEIKEAVCERLLAFRIDNKIKTKKVEGLLNRLHIAQPQYVDPNRVPCIPESVRNKKLLAAKKRTKMNTEILEQKCERSWKLERQIEEEMGDDYVLDLKKHYDIESEQKYDCIPEIWEGHNVADYIDPDIFNKLTELEKEEQLREEAGMYDYKMPELSETMREIEQLAKQIRDKKTIMKDEARITKASTKPVMPRTAAAKLRDRSVTKLKEQMEDLGVDMEATENAHYKRTRTRSRSRSEPAKKRMRVESLSQSRARSVSRPPRDEMGVKNTVMKKKLKNIAHKALKKKVAKKGLKGEADRFIGNKMPKHLFSGKRGTGKTDRR; from the exons atgtctttcaattataacttCAAGAAAATTGCTGTTATTCCAACAGCAAAG GattttatcgatataattttatcgaagaCACAACGCAAGACACCTACAGTTATTCACAAACAGTATAAAATAGCGAGAATACGTGCGTTTTACATGCGAAAAATCAAATTCACGCAGCAGAATTTTCATGATAGATTGTCCCATATAATACAAGATTTTCCTAAACTGGATGACGTTCATCCATTTTATGcagatttaataaatgttttgtatgATAGAGATCACTTTAAGTTAGCTCTTGGACAGCTAAATACCGCTAGGCATTTGATTGACAc tgtAGCAAAAGACTACGTCCGTTTGTTAAAATATGGAGATTCTTTATATCGTTGTAAACAGTTGAAGAAAGCTGCTTTAGGCCGAATGGCTACTATTATAAAAAGGCAAGGGGCCAATTTAACATATCTTGAACAAGTTCGCCAACATCTGGCTCGATTACCAAGTATAGATCCTTACACACGTACGATAATTCTTTGTGGGTTTCCGAATGTTGGCAAGAGCAGTTTTATGAACAAA attacTCGAGCTGATGTAGATGTTCAACCGTATGCATTCACAACAAAATCCTTGTATGTTGGGCATactgattataaatatttgagattTCAAGTGATTGACACACCTGGATTATTAGATCAGCCATTGGAACAGAGAAATGTTATAGAAATGCAGGCGATAACGGCTCTCGCTCATTTGCAAGCTGCTGTACTTTATTTCTTTGACTTATCAGAGCAATGTAATTTTACTCTGATGGAACAA ATGAAGTTACTTGAATCCATAAAGCCTTTGTTTGTGAACAAGCCTTTGTTACTAGTAATGAACAAAGCAGATATCCTACGTATGGAAGAGTTACCTCCACACAAAAGAGATAtgctgaaaaataataatctaccTAAATATGAAATGAGTACGCTCACTGATTTTGGCGTGATGGAAATAAAAGAGGCGGTTTGCGAGCGACTTTTAGCTTTCCGAatagataacaaaataaaaacaaaaaaa gtGGAAGGTCTTCTTAATCGGTTGCACATTGCTCAACCACAATATGTTGATCCAAATCGTGTTCCATGTATACCGGAAAGTGTGCGGAACAAGAAATTATTGGctgcaaaaaaaagaacaaagatGAACACGGAAATACTAGAACAAAAATGTGAAAGAAGTTGGAAGTTAGAGAGACAAATAGAGGAAGAAATGGGAGATGATTATGTGCTTGATTTGAAGAAGCACTATGATATTGAGAGTGAGCAGAAATATGACTGCATACCCGAAATTTGGGAAGGTCATAATGTAGCTGATTACATAGACCCAGATATATTCAAC aaattgaCTGAACTGGAAAAGGAAGAGCAATTGAGAGAAGAGGCTGGTATGTACGATTACAAGATGCCCGAGTTATCGGAGACAATGCGCGAGATCGAACAGCTTGCGAAACAAATTCGTGACAAGAAGACCATCATGAAGGATGAGGCACGAATAACAAAAGCTTCCACAAAGCCGGTTATGCCACGTACAGCCGCGGCCAAGTTACGCGATCGATCAGTCACAAAGTTGAAGGAACAGATGGAAGACCTGGGTGTGGATATGGAAGCTACCGAAAAT gCGCACTACAAACGAACAAGAACACGATCCAGATCCCGCTCCGAACCCGCTAAAAAACGTATGCGTGTGGAATCATTATCACAATCTCGCGCCCGTAGTGTCTCGAGACCACCACGAGATGAAATGGGTGTAAAAAATACAGTG ATGaagaagaaattgaaaaatatagcaCACAAAGCACTGAAGAAGAAGGTGGCTAAAAAAGGTCTCAAAGGCGAAGCTGATCGTTTCATCGGCAATAAGATGCCGAAGCACTTGTTCTCCGGAAAAAGGGGAACCGGCAAGACAGATAgaagataa